Proteins co-encoded in one Tautonia rosea genomic window:
- a CDS encoding DUF1501 domain-containing protein, with product MPPRNRDLRSLAALESLRAVTRRHFFRDCGVGLGKIALASLLAGGTRAIGSDVPAFDVSSPLTPRAPHFAPKAKRVIYLFMAGAPSQLDLFDPKPILAKYDGQPVPAEVVKDQRYAFIRPDASLMAPRFRFSRHGESGAELSEMLPHLAQVADEIAIVRSVRTDQFNHAPAQIFMNTGSPLPGRPSMGSWVTYGIGSEAEDLPGFVVLSSGSGISGGAANWSSGFLPTSYEGVVFRSQGDAILNVSSPPGFDDQLQRDSLDLIRTLNDRQLGRVGDPEIAGRIASYEMAYRMQSSAPELMDLSGESQETLDLYGVTPGKASFANNCLLARRMIERGVRFVNLYHEGWDHHSDVEGGLRNQCGQTDQASAALVLDLKRRGLLEDTLIVWGGEFGRTPMVESNATLGRSLGRDHHPQAFTMWFAGGGIKPGLTLGETDDLGFHIVDHPVHVHDVQATILHLLGLDHERLTFRTQGRDFRLTDVHGHVVEELLA from the coding sequence ATGCCCCCGCGGAACCGCGACCTCCGATCCCTCGCCGCGCTCGAATCCCTCCGGGCCGTCACCCGCCGCCACTTCTTCCGCGATTGCGGTGTCGGTCTGGGCAAGATCGCGCTGGCGTCGCTGCTCGCCGGCGGTACTCGGGCGATTGGCTCCGACGTCCCCGCCTTCGACGTGAGCAGCCCGCTGACTCCCCGGGCCCCCCACTTCGCCCCGAAAGCGAAACGGGTGATTTATCTCTTCATGGCCGGTGCCCCGAGCCAGCTCGATCTGTTCGACCCCAAGCCGATCCTCGCAAAGTACGACGGTCAGCCCGTTCCGGCCGAGGTGGTGAAGGATCAGCGCTACGCCTTCATCCGGCCCGACGCAAGCCTGATGGCCCCTCGTTTCCGCTTCTCCCGTCACGGCGAAAGCGGCGCGGAGCTGTCGGAAATGCTCCCGCACCTGGCTCAGGTAGCAGACGAGATTGCCATCGTTCGATCGGTGCGTACGGATCAGTTCAATCACGCTCCTGCTCAGATTTTCATGAACACAGGATCTCCCTTGCCGGGACGCCCGAGCATGGGATCCTGGGTGACCTACGGGATTGGCAGTGAGGCGGAGGATCTCCCTGGCTTCGTTGTCCTGTCCTCCGGCAGCGGCATCAGTGGCGGCGCGGCCAACTGGTCAAGCGGCTTTTTGCCGACCTCGTATGAAGGAGTCGTGTTCCGATCACAGGGGGATGCGATTCTCAATGTCTCCAGTCCCCCGGGCTTTGACGATCAGTTGCAGCGCGATTCGCTCGACCTGATCCGGACGCTCAACGATCGCCAGCTTGGCCGCGTGGGCGACCCCGAGATCGCCGGGCGGATCGCCTCATACGAGATGGCGTACCGGATGCAGTCGAGTGCACCGGAGCTCATGGACCTCTCCGGCGAATCTCAGGAGACGCTCGACCTCTATGGCGTCACCCCCGGCAAGGCGTCGTTCGCCAACAATTGCCTGCTCGCGCGTCGGATGATCGAACGCGGCGTCCGCTTCGTCAATCTCTATCACGAAGGCTGGGACCATCACTCCGATGTCGAGGGGGGCTTGCGCAACCAGTGCGGCCAGACCGACCAGGCCTCGGCGGCGCTCGTCCTTGACCTGAAGCGTCGGGGACTGTTGGAGGACACTCTGATCGTCTGGGGAGGTGAGTTCGGCCGCACGCCGATGGTCGAATCGAACGCCACGCTCGGCCGTAGCCTCGGCCGCGACCACCACCCGCAAGCCTTCACCATGTGGTTTGCCGGCGGAGGGATCAAGCCGGGCCTGACCCTCGGGGAGACCGATGACCTGGGCTTCCACATCGTTGACCACCCGGTTCACGTCCACGACGTCCAGGCCACGATTCTTCACCTGCTCGGACTCGATCACGAACGCCTCACCTTCCGGACCCAGGGGCGTGACTTCCGCTTAACGGATGTTCACGGCCATGTCGTCGAGGAGTTGCTCGCATGA
- a CDS encoding ABC transporter permease — MRLGRYRRELSVFVAFLGVLALLALAAPRFFRPEQLMATAVSNAPVLVAAVGMTMVILCRQIDISIGSQFGLCGVAAGLMAQAGLPIPLVVFGTLLVGASFGAVNGWLIARVGLPSIVVTLATMVIGREALRYGRQGAFVRNLPDDFQWFGAGQAAGQWIILGSALVIFLVFAWGLRNLAAGRAVYATGSDPEAARLAGVRPAWVVFSVFVVMGALTGLAALLSAVRFVDVDPNSGMGLELRVIAAVVVGGVAISGGRGMPLGALIGVALLGIIGPALVFLRVEPQWEKAIQGMIILLAVATDALDRGGR; from the coding sequence ATGAGGCTTGGACGATACCGGAGAGAACTGTCGGTCTTCGTGGCCTTCCTGGGGGTGCTCGCCCTCCTGGCCCTGGCCGCCCCGCGGTTTTTCCGGCCAGAGCAGCTGATGGCCACCGCCGTCAGCAACGCACCGGTCCTCGTGGCCGCCGTTGGCATGACCATGGTCATCCTCTGTCGTCAGATAGACATTTCCATTGGTTCTCAGTTTGGACTCTGTGGTGTTGCCGCCGGATTGATGGCCCAGGCGGGATTACCGATCCCCTTGGTCGTCTTCGGCACGCTCCTGGTTGGGGCTTCGTTTGGAGCCGTGAATGGCTGGCTGATTGCCCGCGTCGGTTTACCCTCAATTGTCGTCACGCTGGCCACCATGGTCATCGGCCGCGAGGCCCTTCGATATGGCCGCCAGGGCGCCTTCGTACGCAATTTGCCCGACGACTTCCAGTGGTTCGGGGCCGGTCAGGCAGCTGGCCAGTGGATTATCCTCGGCTCGGCACTCGTGATCTTCCTTGTCTTTGCCTGGGGCCTTCGCAACCTCGCGGCCGGTCGGGCGGTCTACGCAACCGGTTCCGATCCCGAGGCGGCCCGCCTTGCCGGGGTTCGCCCCGCCTGGGTCGTCTTCAGCGTCTTCGTGGTCATGGGAGCCCTCACCGGTCTTGCCGCCTTGCTCAGTGCGGTTCGATTCGTGGATGTCGACCCAAATTCCGGAATGGGCCTGGAACTCCGTGTCATTGCCGCGGTCGTCGTGGGTGGGGTCGCGATCTCAGGAGGACGAGGAATGCCCCTGGGCGCCCTGATCGGCGTGGCCCTGCTCGGCATCATCGGCCCCGCGCTGGTGTTTCTTCGGGTCGAGCCTCAATGGGAAAAAGCAATCCAGGGAATGATCATTCTTCTGGCTGTTGCCACTGACGCGCTCGATCGAGGGGGACGCTGA
- a CDS encoding L-rhamnose isomerase, whose amino-acid sequence MDRKIDDAFSIARDRYAEFGVDVDRAMEILGRLSVSLHCWQGDDVAGFEGTAGELGGGLAVTGRYPGRARTADELRDDLDLALRLIPGSHRLNLHASYAEHTGTPVDRNALTPEHFARWIDWARDRKIGLDFNPTFFAHPLAADGLTLAHPDATVRRFWIDHGIACRHIGAAFGRATGSPCITNLWIPDGSKDTPVDRKGPRERLLESLDALFADHIAPTFNRDAVEGKLFGIGAEAYTVGSHEFYLAYAVSRGVLLCLDAGHYHPTEVLSDKLSAVLGFLDEVLLHVSRGVRWDSDHVVTLSDELDAIAQELVRGEYLHRVHLGLDFFDASINRVAAWVIGTRNLLKALLRALLEPIDLLRSMEASGDLTGRLALLEEDKLLPSGAVWDAYCLRQGVPVGLDWLDAIRSYERDVLIPRSGSRA is encoded by the coding sequence ATGGACCGGAAAATTGACGACGCGTTCTCGATCGCCCGCGATCGCTATGCCGAGTTCGGCGTGGATGTGGATCGGGCGATGGAGATCCTCGGGCGCCTCTCCGTCTCGCTCCATTGCTGGCAAGGCGACGATGTTGCCGGCTTCGAAGGGACCGCCGGTGAGCTGGGCGGCGGCCTTGCGGTCACCGGCCGCTACCCCGGCCGCGCCCGCACCGCCGATGAACTGCGAGACGACCTCGATCTGGCCCTTCGCCTGATTCCCGGCTCGCACCGCCTGAACCTCCACGCCAGCTACGCCGAACACACTGGGACTCCCGTTGATCGTAACGCGCTGACCCCCGAACACTTTGCTCGATGGATTGATTGGGCTCGCGACCGGAAGATCGGCCTTGACTTCAATCCCACCTTCTTCGCCCACCCCCTCGCCGCCGACGGCCTCACCCTTGCTCATCCCGACGCGACCGTCCGCCGCTTCTGGATCGACCATGGCATCGCTTGCCGCCACATCGGCGCCGCCTTCGGGCGGGCGACCGGCTCCCCTTGCATCACGAACCTCTGGATTCCCGACGGTTCGAAGGATACCCCCGTCGATCGCAAAGGCCCTCGCGAACGCCTGCTCGAATCACTCGACGCGCTTTTCGCAGATCATATCGCTCCCACCTTCAACCGAGATGCGGTCGAGGGGAAGCTTTTCGGCATTGGGGCCGAGGCCTACACCGTTGGTTCGCATGAGTTTTACCTCGCCTATGCCGTGAGTCGTGGGGTCCTGCTCTGTCTCGACGCCGGTCACTACCATCCGACCGAGGTTCTCTCTGACAAGCTTTCCGCCGTCCTCGGGTTCCTCGACGAGGTACTCTTGCACGTCAGTCGCGGGGTTCGATGGGACAGTGATCATGTCGTCACGCTTTCCGATGAGCTCGACGCCATTGCTCAGGAACTGGTCCGGGGCGAATACTTGCACCGCGTCCACCTCGGCCTGGATTTCTTCGACGCCAGCATCAATCGCGTGGCCGCCTGGGTCATCGGCACCCGCAACCTCTTGAAGGCTTTGCTCCGGGCCTTGCTCGAACCGATCGACCTTTTGCGATCGATGGAGGCATCTGGCGACCTGACCGGGCGGCTGGCCCTGCTGGAGGAGGACAAGCTCCTTCCCTCGGGAGCCGTCTGGGATGCCTACTGTCTCCGACAGGGAGTGCCGGTCGGGCTCGACTGGTTGGACGCGATTCGATCCTACGAGCGCGACGTGCTTATCCCCCGATCCGGATCGAGGGCATGA
- a CDS encoding DUF1501 domain-containing protein: protein MDPRTERLQHVTRRHFLKEMPVGLGAVALASLLNDGALASDRSLSDPMALRPPHFAPKAKNVIYLHMSGAPPHLDLFDYKPELVKHSGEDCPDRFLEGRRFAFTSGTPKLLGTPRTFAPRGDAGIWMSDAIPRLHDVADEICLVKSMYTEQFNHAPAELLLFTGSPRQGRPSFGSWVTYGLGSESQDLPGFVVLISSGVQPSAGQGAWGSGFLPSVYQGVQCRSKGDPVLYVSDPPGMDRSLRRRSLDALNELNALQAEELGHPETSTRIAQYELAYRMQMSVPEVMDISRETPSTIDAYGAQPGAASFANNCLLARRLVEQGVRYVQLFDWGWDFHGTGPGEDLRDGLTKKCATMDRPVAALIKDLKARGLLDETLVIWSGEFGRTPFREGRTSGGNILGRDHYPDCFAIFMAGGGVRAGYSHGETDELGFSIVENPVHVHDLQATILNQLGFDHERLTYRFQGRDFRLTDVHGHVVNELLA, encoded by the coding sequence ATGGACCCTCGTACCGAACGCTTGCAGCACGTCACCCGCCGGCATTTCCTCAAAGAGATGCCGGTTGGCCTCGGCGCCGTCGCGCTTGCGTCGTTGCTTAACGACGGAGCCCTTGCCAGTGATCGTTCACTGAGCGATCCGATGGCCCTGCGGCCGCCGCACTTCGCCCCCAAGGCCAAGAACGTCATCTATTTGCACATGTCGGGAGCCCCGCCGCACCTCGACCTCTTCGACTACAAGCCGGAACTGGTCAAGCACAGCGGAGAAGACTGCCCCGACCGCTTCCTGGAAGGCCGTCGCTTCGCCTTCACCTCCGGCACGCCGAAGCTGCTTGGCACCCCTCGCACCTTCGCTCCTCGCGGCGACGCGGGAATCTGGATGTCCGACGCCATCCCCCGCCTCCACGACGTGGCCGACGAGATCTGCCTCGTCAAGTCGATGTATACTGAACAATTCAACCATGCGCCAGCTGAGTTGTTGCTGTTCACCGGCTCGCCCCGGCAGGGCCGCCCGTCGTTCGGCTCGTGGGTGACATACGGCCTCGGGTCGGAAAGTCAGGACCTTCCCGGCTTCGTCGTGCTCATCTCCAGTGGCGTGCAGCCAAGCGCCGGTCAGGGAGCCTGGGGCAGCGGGTTCCTCCCGTCCGTTTACCAGGGGGTCCAGTGCCGATCGAAAGGGGATCCAGTCCTCTACGTCTCCGACCCTCCCGGCATGGACCGCTCCCTCCGTCGCCGCAGCCTCGACGCGCTCAACGAGCTGAACGCGCTCCAGGCCGAGGAGCTGGGCCACCCGGAGACCAGCACCCGGATTGCTCAGTATGAACTAGCATATCGGATGCAGATGTCTGTCCCCGAAGTCATGGACATCAGCCGCGAAACTCCTTCCACGATCGACGCCTACGGCGCTCAGCCGGGCGCGGCCAGCTTTGCCAACAACTGTCTCCTTGCCCGTCGACTGGTCGAGCAAGGGGTCCGTTACGTCCAGCTCTTCGACTGGGGTTGGGACTTCCACGGCACCGGCCCCGGCGAGGACCTCCGCGACGGCCTCACGAAGAAGTGTGCGACGATGGATCGCCCCGTGGCCGCCCTCATCAAGGACCTCAAGGCTCGTGGCCTGCTCGACGAGACCCTCGTGATCTGGAGCGGCGAGTTCGGCCGCACCCCCTTCCGAGAAGGTCGGACCTCCGGCGGCAACATCCTCGGCCGCGACCACTACCCCGACTGCTTCGCCATCTTCATGGCCGGCGGCGGCGTCCGCGCCGGTTATTCACACGGTGAGACCGACGAGCTTGGCTTCTCGATCGTCGAGAATCCGGTCCACGTCCACGACCTGCAGGCGACTATTCTCAACCAGCTTGGCTTCGACCACGAACGACTCACCTATCGATTCCAGGGGCGCGACTTCCGTCTGACCGACGTACACGGCCATGTGGTCAACGAATTGCTCGCCTGA
- a CDS encoding sugar ABC transporter ATP-binding protein, protein MTVQTVLRLRGIRKSFAGVQALERVSFDLRAGEVHALVGENGAGKSTLIKVITGAHEPDEGTIEVNGRSIVENDPVRSRSLGIAAIYQQPALFPDLTVAENIAIGLEPGGPWHRVRWGERHRRARLLLDRIGAAIDPETEVRRLTMPEQQLVEIARALGADARILIMDEPTASLGDQEVEHLFEVVRELKAQGVGIIYISHRLEELSLVADRVTALRDGRLVGTKPMAEVDRSELIRMMVGRELAAVFPKVEVPPGEVVLSAEGLGCQASGVHNVSFFVRSGEILGIAGLVGAGRTEMARVLFGLTPADRGTLRILGRPESINAPDQAVALGIAYVPEDRRHHGVIPPMSIASNTTLATLQTISKGGLIDRSLERELSSTMTRRMGVKAPSIYAPVANLSGGNQQKVALARWLSCKPRVLILDEPTQGIDVGAKAEIHRLMGELAQSGLAILMISSELPEILGMSDRIAVMHGGTIVGTLDRADATQEEVLHLALGHPAGEAAPQ, encoded by the coding sequence ATGACCGTGCAAACCGTGCTCCGACTTCGTGGCATCAGGAAATCGTTTGCAGGCGTGCAGGCGCTCGAACGCGTCTCGTTCGATCTCCGAGCCGGCGAAGTCCATGCTCTTGTCGGTGAGAACGGCGCGGGCAAATCCACGCTAATCAAGGTCATCACCGGCGCTCATGAACCGGACGAGGGGACGATCGAGGTCAATGGACGGTCGATTGTCGAAAACGACCCCGTCCGCTCCCGATCGCTCGGCATCGCGGCGATTTACCAGCAACCCGCGCTGTTTCCCGACTTGACCGTGGCCGAGAACATCGCGATCGGGCTCGAACCCGGAGGCCCCTGGCACCGGGTCCGATGGGGAGAACGGCATCGCAGAGCCCGCCTCCTGCTCGACCGCATCGGAGCAGCGATCGACCCTGAGACCGAGGTCCGCCGCCTGACGATGCCGGAACAGCAACTTGTCGAGATCGCCCGGGCTCTCGGGGCCGACGCCCGGATCCTCATCATGGACGAGCCGACTGCCTCGCTCGGCGATCAGGAGGTCGAACACCTGTTCGAGGTCGTCCGGGAACTCAAGGCACAAGGGGTTGGAATTATTTACATCTCTCACCGTCTTGAAGAACTTTCCCTGGTTGCTGACCGGGTCACTGCTCTCCGAGACGGTCGCCTTGTCGGAACGAAGCCGATGGCCGAGGTCGATCGCAGCGAATTGATCCGCATGATGGTCGGTCGCGAACTGGCCGCGGTCTTCCCCAAGGTTGAGGTTCCACCAGGCGAGGTCGTCTTGTCGGCCGAGGGGCTTGGGTGCCAGGCATCGGGCGTTCACAACGTATCATTCTTCGTCCGCTCCGGAGAGATCCTCGGGATCGCGGGACTTGTGGGAGCAGGACGGACCGAGATGGCTCGCGTTCTCTTCGGCCTGACCCCGGCCGACCGCGGGACACTCCGAATTCTCGGTCGGCCCGAATCCATCAACGCCCCCGACCAGGCCGTGGCATTGGGGATCGCCTATGTTCCTGAAGATCGCCGACACCACGGCGTCATTCCACCCATGAGCATTGCCTCGAACACCACGCTGGCAACCCTCCAGACGATCTCCAAAGGCGGCCTGATCGACCGCAGCCTGGAACGCGAACTCTCCTCCACCATGACGCGACGGATGGGTGTGAAGGCTCCGTCGATTTACGCTCCCGTTGCAAATCTCTCGGGCGGCAACCAGCAAAAGGTTGCCCTCGCCCGGTGGTTGTCGTGCAAGCCCCGCGTGCTCATCCTCGACGAGCCAACTCAGGGAATTGACGTGGGCGCCAAGGCAGAGATTCATCGCTTGATGGGAGAACTTGCTCAATCGGGACTTGCGATTCTCATGATTTCTTCAGAACTCCCTGAGATTCTCGGCATGAGTGACCGTATCGCAGTCATGCACGGGGGCACCATCGTCGGGACACTCGACCGCGCCGATGCGACCCAGGAGGAAGTCCTCCATCTCGCGCTCGGCCATCCAGCCGGGGAGGCCGCCCCCCAATGA
- a CDS encoding PSD1 and planctomycete cytochrome C domain-containing protein has product MMVRSLVVAFAVAISLANSWAFADDDPVDFNRDIRPILSNKCLFCHGPDEAERKAGLRLDVRDDALDASKGYAAILPGNPDESELIYRVESEDALEVMPPPSVGNPVTPEEAELLRRWVEQGAEYAVHWSYAPPKRPDLPEVSDPSWPRNSIDHFILNRLHAEGLTPAPEADRATLIRRVSLDLTGLPPTPEQVGEFLADSDPGAFERLVDRLLGSQAYGEHQARLWLDLARYADSAGYADDPPRTIWAYRDWVIDAFNANKPFDQFTLEQMAGDLLPEPTEDQLIATAFHRNTMTNSEGGTDDEEFRSAAVVDRVNTTMTVWMGTSMACAQCHTHKYDPISQVDYFRLYAILNNTADADLRDEAPLLPLFTDEQLAHKADWETEAAILRETLDNLTPELEQAQQDWERAVLAEEEPFPNAPKVPDPIMALLRIDSGERSEEQAKQLTDHFLKITPLLQAERGRLAELDAKLAPFTTVPIMRELQGDSRRTTHVQRRGNYLDLGEKVSPGVPESFHPLPEGVEPDRLSLARWLVSEENPLTARVVANRCWEQVFGQGLVPTGEEFGSQGEPPTHPELLDWLATELVRTGWDLKAFFKLLVTSSTYRQSSRVDAELLERDPANIFLARGPRFRLSAEMIRDQALFVSGLLSPQMHGAPVNPPRPATGLNAAFGSAIDRETSTGQNRYRRGLYTEWRRTNPYPSMTTFDAPNREVCTVRRERTNTPLQALVTLNDPVYVEAAQALARRMVREGGETAEDRINRGLLLCLARDPSDAEREHLLALVEDAWLAFSTDEEAALAMATDPLGPLPEGHSPAELAAWTVVANVLLNLDEMVLKR; this is encoded by the coding sequence ATGATGGTTCGTTCACTCGTTGTGGCATTTGCGGTCGCGATTTCTCTGGCCAACTCCTGGGCCTTTGCCGACGACGACCCCGTCGACTTCAACCGCGACATCCGGCCGATCCTCTCGAACAAGTGCCTCTTCTGCCACGGTCCCGACGAGGCGGAACGGAAGGCCGGTCTGCGGCTCGACGTGCGTGACGATGCGCTCGACGCGAGCAAAGGGTACGCCGCCATCCTCCCCGGGAACCCCGACGAGAGTGAGCTGATCTATCGAGTCGAGTCGGAGGACGCGCTTGAGGTTATGCCACCTCCTTCGGTCGGTAACCCCGTCACCCCCGAGGAAGCTGAACTGCTCCGCCGATGGGTTGAGCAAGGAGCCGAGTACGCCGTCCACTGGTCCTACGCCCCTCCAAAACGGCCGGATTTGCCCGAAGTCTCCGACCCTTCCTGGCCCCGCAACTCCATCGACCACTTTATCCTCAACCGCCTTCATGCCGAGGGGCTGACTCCTGCTCCCGAGGCCGATCGCGCCACCCTCATCCGGCGCGTCTCGCTCGACCTGACCGGCCTTCCCCCCACTCCCGAGCAGGTGGGCGAGTTTCTCGCCGACTCCGATCCGGGAGCCTTCGAGCGTCTCGTCGATCGGCTGCTCGGGTCGCAAGCATACGGCGAGCACCAGGCCCGGCTCTGGCTCGACCTGGCCCGCTATGCCGATTCGGCCGGCTACGCCGATGATCCCCCCCGGACCATCTGGGCCTACCGCGACTGGGTCATCGACGCCTTCAACGCCAACAAGCCCTTCGATCAGTTCACCCTTGAACAAATGGCCGGCGACCTCCTCCCTGAACCCACCGAGGATCAGCTGATCGCCACCGCCTTCCATCGCAATACGATGACCAACAGCGAAGGGGGCACCGATGACGAGGAATTCCGCTCCGCCGCCGTCGTCGATCGCGTGAACACGACGATGACCGTCTGGATGGGCACCTCGATGGCCTGCGCCCAGTGCCATACGCATAAATATGACCCGATTTCTCAGGTCGATTACTTCCGCCTCTATGCCATCCTGAACAACACCGCCGACGCCGACCTCCGCGACGAGGCTCCCCTGCTCCCTCTGTTCACCGACGAACAGCTCGCCCACAAGGCTGACTGGGAAACGGAAGCCGCCATCCTCCGGGAAACGCTCGACAATCTCACCCCCGAGTTGGAGCAGGCGCAGCAAGATTGGGAACGCGCGGTCCTTGCTGAGGAAGAACCCTTCCCGAATGCGCCCAAGGTCCCAGATCCGATCATGGCCCTCCTGCGCATCGACTCGGGTGAACGCTCGGAGGAGCAAGCGAAGCAGCTGACCGACCACTTCCTCAAGATTACCCCCCTGTTGCAGGCGGAGCGCGGACGTCTCGCCGAGCTCGACGCAAAGCTCGCTCCGTTTACGACCGTCCCCATCATGCGGGAGCTGCAAGGCGACTCGCGACGGACAACCCACGTTCAGCGGCGTGGAAACTACCTCGATCTTGGCGAGAAAGTCTCGCCCGGAGTTCCCGAGTCGTTTCACCCCTTGCCCGAGGGAGTGGAACCCGACCGGCTTAGCCTGGCCCGCTGGCTGGTCTCGGAAGAAAATCCACTGACCGCTCGTGTGGTGGCCAATCGGTGCTGGGAACAGGTCTTCGGGCAGGGGCTGGTGCCAACCGGCGAGGAGTTCGGCTCGCAAGGAGAACCCCCCACGCATCCCGAATTGCTCGACTGGCTGGCGACCGAACTGGTCCGGACCGGCTGGGACCTGAAAGCCTTTTTCAAGCTCCTCGTCACGTCGAGCACTTACCGCCAATCCTCCCGCGTCGATGCGGAACTGCTCGAACGAGACCCGGCCAACATCTTCCTCGCCCGAGGCCCTCGGTTCCGCCTCTCCGCCGAGATGATTCGCGACCAGGCCCTGTTCGTCTCGGGATTACTGAGCCCGCAAATGCACGGTGCCCCGGTCAATCCTCCGCGACCGGCCACGGGCCTCAATGCCGCCTTCGGCAGCGCCATCGACCGCGAAACCAGCACCGGCCAGAATCGCTACCGTCGCGGCCTTTACACCGAGTGGCGTCGCACCAATCCGTATCCGTCGATGACCACCTTCGACGCCCCGAACCGCGAGGTCTGCACCGTTCGCCGCGAGCGCACGAACACCCCGCTTCAGGCGCTTGTGACCTTGAACGACCCGGTTTACGTTGAGGCCGCTCAGGCACTTGCCCGCAGGATGGTTCGAGAAGGAGGCGAGACGGCCGAGGATCGGATCAATCGCGGGTTACTCCTTTGCCTTGCGCGAGACCCCTCGGACGCAGAGCGTGAGCACCTGCTCGCCCTTGTCGAGGACGCTTGGCTCGCCTTCTCAACCGATGAGGAAGCCGCCCTTGCGATGGCCACCGACCCGCTCGGCCCCCTCCCCGAAGGCCACTCCCCCGCCGAGCTGGCCGCCTGGACCGTGGTGGCCAACGTGCTGCTGAACCTCGATGAAATGGTCTTGAAGCGTTAA